A genomic region of Caloenas nicobarica isolate bCalNic1 chromosome 9, bCalNic1.hap1, whole genome shotgun sequence contains the following coding sequences:
- the GCSH gene encoding glycine cleavage system H protein, mitochondrial codes for MAWRALRRVGPALAPRCPRLSPPLRVPAARRLVTSSLVLSARKFTDKHEWVSVENGIGTVGISNFAQEALGDVVYCSLPEIGTKLSKNDEFGALESVKAASELYSPLSGEVTDVNAALADNPGLVNKSCYQDGWLIKMTVENPADLDELMSEDAYEKYIKSIED; via the exons ATGGCGTGGCGAGCGCTGCGGCGGGTCGGGCCGGCCCTGGCGCCGCGCTGCCCGCGCCTCTCGCCGCCGCTGCGGGTGCCCGCGGCCCGGAGGTTGGTCACCAGCTCGCTGGTGCTGTCCG cCCGCAAATTCACAGACAAGCATGAATGGGTATCAGTTGAAAATGGCATTGGAACAGTAGGAATCAGCAATTTTGCACAG gaagcATTAGGAGATGTTGTTTACTGTAGTCTTCCAGAAATTGGGACAAAATTGAGTAAAAATG ATGAGTTTGGAGCCTTGGAAAGTGTGAAAGCTGCTAGTGAACTCTACTCGCCTCTCTCAGGAGAGGTGACTGACGTTAACGCTGCCCTCGCAGATAATCCAGGGCTCGTCAATAAATCTTGTTATCAAGATG GTTGGCTTATCAAGATGACTGTGGAAAACCCTGCTGACCTTGATGAACTGATGAGTGAAGATGCCTATGAGAAATACATAAAATCCATTGAGGACTGA